TCAACTTGAGAACGTGTTTATCCGTTGACACGTAATCACTGTTACATAAACCAAAAAATACACTTAAACGACACGTCATTCGGATACGTACGTGCAATTGTACATCTACAACGCTGACGTGGCAACCTTTAGTTTCTTTTTGGAACACAGAATGGTGGGTCCCACtacctcttttttatttttttataaacaaaaCAGACCGATTACGTTGTCTCACTCACGTGGCACACGGATTCCAAAACGACATAGAAAAAGAGAGCATAACGGTGTCGTTTTCGGTAAGAACctaaaattagttttttttttttttaatttagatttttttttcaaaaaaaaatatttttgtgtatatattattatatatattatatataatggaGGGATCGTTCGAAAGGTtatgagttttggttgagtttggaaaAGAAACGCATGCCGGAGTATCCCGATTTCTGCTAAAGCTTTCATCTTTCTCATCCCGATTCCCTTTAAATTCGTAATCATACATTTTCAATTCAAAGATTGCTGAAATAAAGATAAGTAATCGCCTTTCCTCGCTTatatacatagatatatatatatatatacacaaaaacAGAGTTTTGTatagaagaaggagaagaagaaggcatgGACAGTTTGTTTTTGAAAACAGGGATTCCTGGCATAGCTCCGCCGATCCAAATGGGTGGAGGGCTTGATGTCCGTACAAACCCATCTCAGTTAAGCGCCGTAGGAAGGTCTAACACAGGGGACAAGTCAACAACGGCTCAAAATAAGACGACAGTGTCTTCGAGGTTTTCGTTTAAGTATTCTTTGAAATCTTTTTGGTCAGGCGGAGGAGGAGTAGGAGGTCGGAGTGGTGGAGGCAGGTATGGTGGAATGGCCCTTGACGACACCGTTTTGACGGAAAacggtgaagagaagaaggtcgATGAGGTTCGTGGTCAGAGGATTGGTGTAATGGGTTCCGATGGACGAAATGGAAACTGGGTTTTGAAGATTTTGCATGTTCGATCGATGTGGAAGGAAGAtgaggagaaagaagaagaagaagaagggaaaagtTTTGATCTTGATGCTAAGCTAAGGAAGGAGGTTGGGAATGGAAGTGGGGTCGATGATGATCAGGAGAAAGGATCTGAGGGTGAGAATGATGAGGGTTGTGATGGGTGTAGAGTAGAAGATGATGACGAAAAAGATTCTAAGTTTGATAGAGATTCATTTTCAAGGTTGCTTCGGAAAGTCTCATTAGCCGAGGCCAGGTTATATGCTCAAATGTCATACTTGGGGAATTTGGCTTACTGCATTCCCAGAATTAAGGTACGAAAAAATTGACTCCCAAAAACTTCTGGTTTCGATCTGAGCTGTTATGATGTAGAACAAATGATTCCTTTTCGCCAGAATTGGGAATTTAAGAATGTGGATTTTAATGGCGGATTCTGGAAATAGTTAGATCTCGTATTATATGATGGTTGTATATAAACTTGGTTTATGTGACTCTGTGAGTTTGATGTAGATTATCATTAGGAGTTTCTGGATTAGATCATGgaaatgtttgttttgtttttattcatATTATtgcaaatattatttacaagaAAGCcacctttttttctttctttctttttggtttGTTTTAACCCGGCTTTTGCGAAATGAATCAAGTTAGATTGATGCCCTTGCTTTTTGATATCATTACTTGCCATTGTATTTTCCATATAAAGATCATAAGTTTCTATGGAAATCGAAGTCGGTTTTGAACATACTATATTTGTTTTGTTCATTCAGCCACGAAATCTTCTCAGATGTTATGGCCTGCGTTTTGTAACATCATCCATAGATAAAAGGGAATTGGCTGCTAAAGCTGAGAAAACTCAGGAGCCAGTGGAAattcaagaagaagaaaaagaatcgAAGGAGGTTGAGGAAGTggaaaataacaaaaacaatgGATATGGAATAAGTGCATCTGCTGCTTACCATATTGCTGCTTCTGCAGCTTCTTATTTGCATTCTCATACAAGGAGCATACTTCCCTTCCAATCTTCAAAAGGTGAGGCTGGCAAAGATTTGTCCGAAGAAAGTGGAAGGACCAATGAGGGTGTCAGGATGATGAACTCTGAGATGGCTTCTTTGATGGCTACCACCGATTCTGTTACTGCTGTGGTTGCCGCAAAGGAGGAAGTAAAACAGGCCGTTGCTGACGATTTGAATTCAACACATTCATCGCCTTGTGAGTGGTTTGTGTGCGATGATGATCAGAGAGCCACAAGATTTTTTGTTATTCAGGTAAGAAAAAGGAAGAATTGGTCGTTTTCCATACCTTGTTGGGCAAACAAAAGTTTACCATTTGATTATGTTTGGCTAATGTATCCTTATTATGTTCAGGGATCAGAGTCACTAGCATCTTGGCAAGCAAATTTACTTTTTGAACCTGTTCGGTTTGAGGTAAATTTTGTTCGTTTGCTTATCGGTTTTTGCATTTTCATTGTTTGTGATTGTAAGTCTTATAGAACTGAGTAACTAGTGATGATGAGTGAATTCTTAGCAAAGTTGGTTTTCATCCTTTCCAGGGATTGGACGTGCTTGTGCATAGAGGTATATATGAGGCTGCAAAAGGGTTATATGAACAGATGCTGCCTGAAGTCCTTGCGCATCTTAAATCTAAGGGAGACCAGGCAACCTTTCGTTTCACTGGCCATTCTCTCGGGGGAAGCTTGGCGCTACTGATAAATCTCATGTTGTTAATACGGAATAAAGTGCCACTTTCTTCCTTGCTACCTGTAATAACTTTTGGTTCACCATCCATTATGTGTGGAGGCGATCGTCTTCTTCGCAAACTAGGGTTGCCGCTAAGTCATGTTCAGTCAGTTACAATGCACAGGGACATTGTTCCTAGAGCTTTCTCTTGCAATTACCCTAACCATGTCGCCGAGTTTCTCAAGGCTGTTAATGGGAGCTTTCGGAATCTTCCTTGTCTCAATAACCAGGTAAAGAATGTGTACTTTGTTCCAAATCTTAAGCATGTCCTTTTCTTATTCACCTTCTTTTGAATTGTCATTAAcctttatttttgtgtatttctaTATAACAGAAACTATTGTATGCTCCAATGGGCAACCTTTTGATTCTTCAGCCGGAAGAGAAGTTCTCCCCAAACCATCATCTTCTACCTTCAGGCACAGGTCTATATCATTTAACTTATCCATTGTCGGACACTGATGATGCAGAGAAGCTTCTTCGAGATGCAAAGTCAGTGTTCTTAAACTCACCACACCCACTTGAGATTCTACGAGACAGATCTGCCTATGGTTCCGAAGGAGCCATCCAAAGAGATCATGACATGAACTCCTACTTAAAAAGTGTAAGAGGGTTTATTCGCCAAGAGCTAAACCTCATTAGAAAGGCCAAGAGAGAGAATCGCCGGAAGGTGTGGTGGCCGCTTGTGGCGCTGCATGGTGTTAATGCCGGCATTGTTGTGGGAAGGACTCTTGGGACAGCAGCAGGCAACATGGGCCGAGAGCAGTTTAACTTTTCCGGCATTGTAAAAACAGGTAGAGCATCATTGAAACGATTCAGCAGGCTTGTGACATCACAGCACATGCACTTGTTTGTTGTGCTATTGTTCCCTGCGCGGTTGTTACTCTTAGGAGCATTCAACATGATCAGTTCCAATTGACTTGTCTTGTTGAATTGAGGGCTGGCAGGGATTGCATTGTCTCTCcctttagctttttttttttattctttttctttttggtggGACAGTTGTACAGGTGGAACTTCCATTGAAGTTGGTGGCAAGTTGCTTAGATGATTCTTTATTCAATCTTTTTTTCCAAATTTGGAAGAAAATGAGGTCTTTGTTTAGCGTAGTCAAATACAGTTAGGAAAAACATTATTGAGAATACACTTACAAAAATCAGAAAGTTTCACTCTTGTGAATTTATTTGGATTATATTAAATTACTAATGGTATTTGTTGGGTGTCTCTATTATCttctttaatatatttattgatatatgtatgtatgtaaatATATTAAACTGAAAGCTTATTGATTTAATCAAAGATATTAATTATTGGAGGTAAGAAAATGATGGGTTATTTATTACTTAACGAAACATTATACCATTGAAAGTGAAATATTGATTCTTGCGTGTTGGATTATGAGCTAAAAGCTAAGTGGTGGTTTGTAATTGTAGTGTGAGCAATATTCGGTATCGTCAATAATATCTTTCACAATAATTGAAGCACTGATATTATTATTACCTATAAGTAGATACCAATAAATAACCAttgatatttttctttttctacaATGCTTATAATGTTCTTATAAAGCACACACTTTCTTTTTTCATTTTGGTGATAAGACTAAAATTGCAAATTGCATGACCAAGTTATTCACATGTGATGAATCTGAGGGCCCTTCATCTCAACTCAAGTCTTCTTAGTCTTTTTTGGGTTCCATACAAATACAAATACAAATAAATCTAAAATAGAAGACAAAACAGGCGTACCCAGTCCATTATGGCTCAAGCCCTTAATACCTATCCATCCAACAATGCATATTGCATAAACCTAGGCCTTTTTGTCAGTACAAAATCTATGTATGAATCTCACTTCTTAAGGGGGTTGTAGTAGTTGTAGACCAATCCCTTTCATGAGTTTTGAAtggtttatataaataaattaatattagtcCATTTTAACCGTTTCCTTGTTTCTTCTTCGTGTGGGGCTTGAATATAGGGGAAAATTGGAAGAAGAGGCCAAGGCTATGAGTTGATATAACATTAGATTTAGTGTCTTCTTTTTTGGTCAAACGTGTAAATGATGATGAAAAAGAAAACATAGTTTTTGTATGGTGATATGCATACAATATGAGCTGTGTTTTTGGATAGTTTGTTTCTTATCTTTAGTTATCAATTGGGATGAGTTGAATTTCTAAGCAACTTCCCTAAGTTTCGTATACTCAACAGTGTtggaaaattatattatatttgacTAATTCTATTTAGTATGCTAAGAAGTAAGAGCAACATTTTGGGTACTAAATGGCAAGAGTTGTAATGTAttagtattttttcaaaaatggTTATTTTGTTTGTCATCTAAATTGTTTTGCCACGTTTTGTGTCATAaagaaaaaacatgtttttaTTCCCTTTTCCTTTGGTAGTGTTCTACCGTATAATCCAAAAATTTGGATAGAATTTCATTGGATGTATGTATGTGTATCTATTGGATTGAAATAATCATGAAAAAAACAAATTATATTTACCTAAAATTTGTTGTTTGGAGAATTGAAAAAATATTTTGACTTGTaatttttgttaatatttataataaaattttaaaaaaaattaaaaatataagacGTATACGTTTAATATACTAAGTGCAAGCAACTTGCAAtgcatgtttgtttagttttattttaaaaaaaattattaattatttttataatttttttatgattgtcatataaaattttaaaaaataaaaaatattatatataaaagaatgacataaacatattaaaaaaaaataaaccaaaacattccctatgatttttttaaaatatataaataatatgataacattttggatcacaaactatcatatttaagatagaaaacattcatgatattattcaaaacaCACATCAACGATTGGGGAAGacacttgtttattcttgatagaaaaaaaatattattctaCTTTTTTATAAGGTTACACAATCATATTCTTTGTACACACCACACTGATATATACTATATATAATATTTGTtactatttaatatttatatatgttagattaagtgataaaaaaaaagtaaacatattttctttttaaaaataaatgataaattttttttttataaaattaggattatgtattaaataatattattatataatattaataataatattttatattatttgaatttatattaatataattactgaATATTTATTCtactaaaattttataaaaattaatattatgcattatatattattataatatttaaatatatattaatataattattgttgacgccatttttcgtcaaacagtgaaagaagagcacataaacaatagttgataatggccaattgaaataaaacaatgtaaacacacgatttttacgtggttcagcagttaaatctgcctagtccacgagtctttgttattaaactcaagattatctctaggaactcttcaagaatgaattctccagagttttctctcaaggatcagaatttcggtcatttacaatggtgcatggcctctctatttatagagaaggctgcagaatactatcccacatattttgggtagttactctttttgtacaAATAAAAAAATGGCTTTacatgcctataatcagatataaaaggaaacgtcccctgaagaccaggagacgtataactgaccaaataatatcccacgattctaggggatttacaataataaatgaggattacatctcatatttataacacttgtagatattcaaggtggttatcgcgtatctctaaggctttagcttcccaggtttcccgtcatatatcgagctagaaacatctcccgaggccacatggctttcgagatcgtacgtgcgtcgagctcgggacccctgatccgaagtcgtccctgaagatgagtgtgttcccggagctatctttcgagatcatgaatacttcgaggtaaccatactcgaggtcgtctatatcctgcaagctcgacatacaaccctggagcatgtttccaaccttatgtgtccacttatttgcgaatccaactttcgaggtcataattaacatatctcgaaatctgggtgtaacatcttgccccctcaaaagtatttgttcgaatcctaagagaaggaaacttttgaactactttctttgagaactgtaccgtcatacactcttgaaaatggacatgcgtcaattgggtattgctcatttttggtacttgagtaccttggaaacacgcccacgatcgtccgtctgacaccttttcggcgccatcttgtcattgatccctgaccgttggattttgcaaggattttgttcaacgttccagaataattcctttttcccacctatatatacaagaccccactcttcatcttctttttcacttttgttcaccataagcaagaaaagaagaaaaaagaaaaccagagaccttcctaaAAAGCTTCTGTCccgcgcatgttttctcggccaaagaaacaaagaaatcctggtctgttcgagtcagtgagttcttatttgctacctcttcttcaatcgacaatctctctgtcgtcgccattattgtgtaagtaagcaatctttgtttcccattttgtcagtttttattcaaactgttcttgctgtgtatgtgtatatactagtttacatccttagcataatacgataggaggttttgatccgatagactcttatgctttttagacttccatactggatttacatcactggcttatacccagttttcatatttgagtgaggtttcaattttctgggttttgaaaaaaaaaatttgggcgacgtttcttgtacactaagttttcgggtaaaaaacatgggccttgataaataTACGAAACCCAAGgttgcctttcctggttaaccgccactttcttttcccttgattttcgagattttcaaaaaattatccacgctcctttcttttttcgtggaacgcacgccctgactcttcaataagggtcttgaTATTTAGCTTGTTTCGCtcctaaaccccgagctcgtaagttcgagctcggaactcttgcatgcctggccctcaccattttttctttctcgctagatatcacagaatctggaaagacgatgggggtcgttgctggcactCCCTTAcaagccaaaatctccgagcccagaatcgttaTTCGCCCgcaatcaacgtcggataagagaatacgagcttgcgcgcgagcaagaggacattcgagctcactaccgccgccagattgacgaggtcatagaggggaagaggagagttcttcgagaggccctctatccggaatccaattcaggacctaggccgattcctctcgatccttcgttaaaggttactgtcgcgtaCCATCCGGGAGAGCTCAAAttctcactaatgg
The genomic region above belongs to Humulus lupulus chromosome 1, drHumLupu1.1, whole genome shotgun sequence and contains:
- the LOC133789817 gene encoding phospholipase A1 PLIP2, chloroplastic produces the protein MDSLFLKTGIPGIAPPIQMGGGLDVRTNPSQLSAVGRSNTGDKSTTAQNKTTVSSRFSFKYSLKSFWSGGGGVGGRSGGGRYGGMALDDTVLTENGEEKKVDEVRGQRIGVMGSDGRNGNWVLKILHVRSMWKEDEEKEEEEEGKSFDLDAKLRKEVGNGSGVDDDQEKGSEGENDEGCDGCRVEDDDEKDSKFDRDSFSRLLRKVSLAEARLYAQMSYLGNLAYCIPRIKPRNLLRCYGLRFVTSSIDKRELAAKAEKTQEPVEIQEEEKESKEVEEVENNKNNGYGISASAAYHIAASAASYLHSHTRSILPFQSSKGEAGKDLSEESGRTNEGVRMMNSEMASLMATTDSVTAVVAAKEEVKQAVADDLNSTHSSPCEWFVCDDDQRATRFFVIQGSESLASWQANLLFEPVRFEGLDVLVHRGIYEAAKGLYEQMLPEVLAHLKSKGDQATFRFTGHSLGGSLALLINLMLLIRNKVPLSSLLPVITFGSPSIMCGGDRLLRKLGLPLSHVQSVTMHRDIVPRAFSCNYPNHVAEFLKAVNGSFRNLPCLNNQKLLYAPMGNLLILQPEEKFSPNHHLLPSGTGLYHLTYPLSDTDDAEKLLRDAKSVFLNSPHPLEILRDRSAYGSEGAIQRDHDMNSYLKSVRGFIRQELNLIRKAKRENRRKVWWPLVALHGVNAGIVVGRTLGTAAGNMGREQFNFSGIVKTGRASLKRFSRLVTSQHMHLFVVLLFPARLLLLGAFNMISSN